One Planctomycetota bacterium genomic region harbors:
- a CDS encoding AAA family ATPase, translating into DKIPTAKVELIEVINGMLQRNLDINKYTVVIVDEAHLIEDRLIFEELRLLLNFQLNDKFLLTLVLIGQSELREKVNLVHPLRQRISIRYHLEPLNEEHTREYILHRLKTAAKEGGDLAHLFSKDACKLIYQYSKGFPREINHICDLSLLEGYLRQEKSIPVAIIESAAKDLEISYA; encoded by the coding sequence GATAAAATCCCGACTGCCAAGGTAGAACTGATTGAGGTTATTAACGGGATGCTCCAGCGTAACCTGGACATCAATAAATACACCGTGGTCATAGTCGATGAAGCTCATCTGATTGAAGACCGGCTCATCTTTGAGGAACTCCGGCTGTTATTGAACTTTCAGTTAAATGACAAATTCCTGCTGACCCTGGTGCTGATCGGCCAGTCGGAATTGCGAGAGAAGGTTAATCTGGTCCATCCGTTAAGGCAGCGTATTTCCATCAGATACCATCTGGAACCGCTCAACGAGGAGCATACCCGGGAATATATCCTGCACCGCCTGAAGACGGCGGCGAAAGAGGGCGGCGATTTGGCCCATCTCTTTTCCAAGGATGCCTGTAAATTAATTTACCAGTACTCCAAGGGGTTTCCCCGGGAGATAAATCATATCTGCGACCTGTCTTTGTTGGAAGGGTACCTCAGGCAGGAAAAATCCATCCCGGTGGCAATTATCGAATCCGCCGCCAAGGATTTGGAAATCTCGTATGCCTAA
- a CDS encoding polysaccharide biosynthesis tyrosine autokinase, whose protein sequence is MAQYELSLRDYWRVVRKRRWIIIIIIVLVSVITFIYSTFQSHVYQATATVHYKEQRLLATMLSELIYQPIGDIMLSQAKLIEGYNVAELAAKSLGWVKADMPKKEEIRIISSIQAAVDAKVVPNTDSIDIIVQHSDPQKAAEIANAMAYAYKDYNLIEKSSQATNLRETVEKQLSQVRIELGNAEAALQKFKEENKEVTGTALPAYSRYDSLKKEEETLLRKYTIKHPDVIRIRQELEVLEKELARYPEKEIVLSRLIRDNTINSGLYADYKQQLERAKIAEGEKTPDVRFDNPAWPPSSPIRPDKVTNQLIGLILGIIISLSLAFIIEHLDTSIGTIEEIEQLVQLPVLGVIPYLSPEKSGPEKQHSKHHKKDFWLSATDFLLDTFYTPLFKENSKSPSGEGMSKQDFYIKSEKSISETERVRTQLIWNYSPTSPLFESYRTLRTNLVRSANKPGAENAAQPILPDESNKVIAITSTGPQEGKTITASNLAITMALQGGMVLLVDMDMRKPLVHKIFGLERENGLSDILIGIKKLDACVHNITDMLVGGIKFDVIVNTPGIDNLHVITAGTAVPNPSELLTRGMSELFSQLRKRYQYIICDCPPVLAVADVLVLGPKTDLTALVYRAGKTAKGALLRAKEQITSSHINLKGLILNYVTPEIEVSPTYYYNYYRYYPSDKEPKEPAAKV, encoded by the coding sequence ATGGCACAATATGAACTCAGTTTAAGGGATTACTGGCGGGTCGTCCGCAAGCGGCGTTGGATAATTATCATCATTATCGTCCTGGTCTCGGTTATTACCTTCATTTATTCTACATTCCAGTCTCATGTCTATCAGGCCACAGCCACGGTCCACTATAAGGAACAGCGGCTTCTGGCCACGATGTTGAGCGAATTAATATATCAGCCGATAGGGGATATCATGCTGTCGCAGGCGAAGCTGATTGAGGGGTATAATGTGGCAGAACTAGCCGCCAAATCACTGGGTTGGGTCAAGGCCGATATGCCGAAGAAAGAGGAAATCAGGATCATTTCCTCTATCCAGGCCGCGGTTGATGCCAAGGTGGTGCCCAATACCGATTCGATTGATATCATTGTCCAGCACAGCGACCCCCAAAAAGCCGCGGAGATTGCCAATGCCATGGCTTATGCCTATAAGGACTATAACCTCATTGAGAAGAGTAGCCAGGCTACCAACCTGCGCGAGACCGTGGAAAAACAGCTGTCTCAGGTTCGCATTGAACTTGGGAATGCAGAGGCCGCCTTGCAGAAATTTAAGGAGGAGAATAAGGAGGTGACCGGCACGGCTCTCCCGGCCTATAGCAGGTACGACTCTTTGAAGAAAGAGGAAGAAACGCTATTGAGAAAATATACCATAAAGCACCCCGATGTTATCAGAATAAGGCAGGAACTTGAGGTGCTGGAAAAGGAATTAGCCAGATATCCGGAAAAGGAAATAGTTCTTTCCCGATTAATCAGGGATAACACCATTAACAGCGGTCTTTATGCCGACTATAAACAGCAACTTGAAAGGGCCAAGATAGCTGAGGGTGAAAAGACTCCTGATGTTCGCTTTGATAATCCGGCCTGGCCGCCGAGCAGTCCGATCAGGCCGGACAAGGTGACCAATCAGCTTATCGGGTTGATACTCGGGATAATCATAAGCTTAAGTCTTGCCTTTATCATTGAGCATCTCGATACCTCCATCGGCACCATAGAGGAAATCGAACAGCTGGTTCAATTGCCGGTCCTGGGCGTGATTCCCTATCTCTCCCCGGAAAAATCCGGACCGGAGAAACAGCATTCCAAGCATCATAAGAAAGATTTCTGGTTATCCGCAACCGATTTCCTACTGGATACTTTCTATACGCCCCTTTTTAAGGAAAACAGCAAGTCGCCGTCCGGGGAGGGCATGTCCAAACAGGATTTCTATATCAAGTCGGAGAAGTCCATATCCGAGACCGAGCGGGTCCGGACGCAGCTGATCTGGAATTACAGCCCGACCTCGCCGTTATTCGAATCCTATCGCACCCTGCGCACCAATCTGGTCCGTTCCGCAAATAAGCCGGGCGCTGAGAATGCCGCTCAACCAATCCTGCCGGATGAGTCTAATAAAGTTATTGCCATCACCTCAACCGGCCCCCAGGAGGGAAAAACCATTACGGCCAGCAATCTGGCCATTACTATGGCCTTGCAGGGCGGTATGGTCCTGCTGGTGGATATGGATATGCGCAAGCCCCTGGTCCATAAGATATTCGGCCTGGAGCGGGAAAACGGATTGAGCGACATCTTAATCGGCATCAAGAAACTGGATGCCTGCGTCCATAACATCACCGATATGCTGGTGGGAGGTATAAAGTTTGATGTCATTGTCAATACTCCGGGCATAGATAATCTTCATGTGATCACGGCCGGCACTGCGGTGCCTAACCCCTCGGAACTGCTGACCCGGGGTATGTCGGAATTGTTTAGCCAGCTGCGGAAACGGTACCAATACATCATCTGTGACTGCCCGCCGGTTTTAGCGGTCGCCGATGTTCTGGTATTGGGGCCGAAGACCGACCTGACCGCTCTAGTATACCGGGCCGGCAAGACCGCCAAGGGCGCGTTGCTCCGGGCCAAGGAGCAGATAACCTCCTCGCATATTAACCTCAAAGGGCTGATTCTTAACTACGTTACGCCGGAAATTGAGGTTTCGCCTACCTATTACTATAATTACTACCGGTATTATCCTTCCGATAAAGAGCCAAAAGAGCCGGCCGCCAAAGTATAA
- a CDS encoding NifU family protein encodes MPTLQEKVEAALGKVRPMLAADGGGIELVSVDDKAGDVKVKLTGACGCCPMSQMTLKMGVEKALKKEIPEIKTVTAV; translated from the coding sequence ATGCCAACTCTACAGGAAAAGGTTGAAGCCGCGTTAGGCAAGGTCAGGCCGATGCTGGCGGCCGACGGCGGCGGCATCGAACTGGTCAGCGTGGATGACAAGGCCGGAGATGTCAAGGTCAAACTGACCGGCGCCTGCGGCTGCTGCCCGATGTCACAGATGACCCTAAAGATGGGGGTGGAAAAGGCGTTAAAAAAGGAGATCCCGGAAATCAAAACCGTTACCGCGGTCTAA
- a CDS encoding SCP2 sterol-binding domain-containing protein, whose protein sequence is MATVKEMVNQMPGMFNSARAKGYNRQIQLNLTGADAGLWWLEIKDQKCVVHDGKLDNARLILEMDSNDFLDYFTGKVHPMDLVRSKKMKFTGPMTEGIAFNAIWNIPVVPQP, encoded by the coding sequence ATGGCGACTGTAAAGGAGATGGTTAACCAGATGCCCGGGATGTTCAACTCAGCCAGGGCTAAGGGCTATAACCGGCAAATCCAACTCAATCTTACCGGCGCTGATGCCGGACTTTGGTGGCTGGAGATTAAAGACCAGAAATGCGTGGTCCATGACGGTAAGCTCGATAATGCCCGCCTGATTCTGGAAATGGACTCCAACGATTTCCTGGATTATTTCACCGGCAAGGTTCATCCGATGGATTTGGTCCGTTCCAAGAAGATGAAGTTCACCGGCCCGATGACCGAAGGCATCGCCTTTAACGCCATCTGGAATATACCGGTGGTGCCGCAGCCGTAA
- the purH gene encoding bifunctional phosphoribosylaminoimidazolecarboxamide formyltransferase/IMP cyclohydrolase, translating to MLKIKRAVISVSDKTHIVEFAKHLKKYKVEIISTGGTAKTLQESRIGVTPISKITGNKNDEYFDGRMKTISFNYESALLYKRNNSQHAKQARELKIPQIDMVVCNLYPFEKVVAKEGITNEEAIENIDIGGPCMVRAAAKNYEWVVVVTDPSQYKEVLAEMDKHNGSVSLEVRKKLMIEAFDRTADYDSAIHTYFSSHLGENMVKRIKFHDGKQLGRYAENWHQKGWLYKSSAKACSIPWARKVHGEALGYNNYLDAEGALQSVLEMKDYIAVSIIKHANPCGYATGKTLDEAFEKAWAGDPVSSFGSVIALSRPLDISVAQILGERFVEVVVAPSVSKEALGYIKSLGKKKENLRILEVGPLENVNTSMLRFITGGVMEQEPDNKFYLTKAIDELFKRAFKVKCENSGKELTVGMVTKAKLNPKRAKLYEFALRYVKHVKSNAIGIVREYEDGLFQVIGMGCGQPNRKDSVALAAQKAYDHLKLEYERTKPKGTMANWVANELASDRVVLVSDAFFPFRDGLDNAAKVGIKYLIQPGGSNRDEEVIKAADEHKIGMLFTGVRKFYH from the coding sequence ATGCTCAAAATCAAACGCGCGGTTATCAGCGTCAGCGACAAGACTCATATCGTGGAGTTTGCCAAACACCTGAAGAAATACAAGGTGGAAATCATCTCCACCGGCGGCACGGCCAAGACCCTGCAGGAAAGCCGGATCGGCGTCACGCCCATCTCAAAAATCACCGGCAACAAGAACGATGAATACTTTGACGGCCGGATGAAAACCATCAGTTTCAATTACGAAAGCGCGTTGCTTTACAAGCGCAATAATTCCCAGCACGCCAAGCAGGCCCGGGAACTGAAAATCCCCCAGATTGACATGGTGGTCTGCAATCTCTACCCGTTTGAAAAGGTGGTGGCCAAGGAAGGCATCACCAACGAGGAAGCCATCGAGAATATCGATATCGGCGGGCCGTGCATGGTCCGGGCCGCGGCCAAGAACTACGAATGGGTAGTGGTGGTCACCGACCCGTCCCAGTATAAAGAGGTCCTGGCTGAAATGGACAAGCATAACGGTTCAGTCTCGCTGGAGGTGCGCAAGAAACTGATGATAGAGGCGTTTGACCGGACGGCCGATTACGACAGCGCCATCCATACCTATTTCAGCAGCCATCTGGGCGAAAATATGGTCAAGCGGATAAAATTCCATGACGGCAAACAGCTTGGTCGCTATGCCGAGAACTGGCACCAGAAGGGCTGGCTCTATAAATCGTCAGCCAAGGCCTGCAGTATCCCCTGGGCCCGCAAGGTGCACGGTGAGGCGCTGGGTTATAACAATTATCTCGATGCCGAAGGCGCCTTGCAATCGGTCCTGGAAATGAAGGATTACATCGCGGTTTCAATCATCAAACACGCCAATCCCTGCGGCTATGCCACGGGCAAGACGCTGGATGAGGCGTTTGAAAAGGCCTGGGCCGGCGACCCGGTCAGCTCCTTCGGCAGTGTCATTGCGCTTTCCCGGCCGCTGGATATTTCCGTGGCCCAGATACTGGGCGAGCGGTTTGTGGAAGTGGTGGTGGCGCCGTCGGTCAGCAAGGAGGCCCTGGGCTATATCAAATCACTGGGCAAGAAAAAGGAAAACCTGCGTATCCTGGAAGTCGGGCCGCTGGAGAATGTCAACACCTCAATGCTGCGCTTTATTACTGGTGGCGTCATGGAACAGGAACCGGATAACAAGTTCTACCTGACCAAGGCCATTGACGAACTCTTCAAGCGGGCCTTTAAGGTAAAGTGCGAGAACAGCGGCAAGGAACTGACTGTTGGAATGGTGACTAAGGCAAAACTGAATCCCAAGCGCGCCAAGCTCTATGAATTCGCACTGCGTTATGTCAAGCACGTCAAATCCAATGCCATAGGTATCGTCCGCGAGTATGAAGACGGTTTATTCCAGGTCATCGGTATGGGTTGCGGCCAGCCCAACCGCAAGGATTCCGTGGCCCTGGCCGCCCAGAAGGCATACGACCACCTGAAATTAGAATACGAAAGGACCAAGCCCAAAGGCACGATGGCAAATTGGGTTGCTAATGAACTGGCCAGCGACCGGGTGGTCCTGGTCTCGGATGCCTTCTTCCCGTTCCGGGACGGACTGGACAATGCCGCCAAGGTTGGTATCAAATACCTGATTCAGCCCGGCGGCTCCAACCGCGATGAAGAGGTCATCAAAGCCGCTGACGAACACAAGATAGGGATGCTGTTTACCGGCGTTAGAAAGTTTTACCATTAA
- a CDS encoding PAS domain S-box protein, whose amino-acid sequence MKQINWSDEFPGAITVCDAKGIILYMNQKAGEVFKKYGGLKLIGQSVLDCHPGPARTKLRKMLKSHKPNTYTIEKKGRNERHKGAMALRRQKIIFQTPWYLKGRYKGFVELSLEIPFKMPHFVRK is encoded by the coding sequence ATGAAACAAATCAACTGGTCCGATGAATTCCCCGGCGCGATAACGGTTTGTGATGCCAAGGGGATTATCCTCTATATGAACCAAAAGGCCGGGGAGGTGTTTAAGAAATACGGCGGGCTGAAACTCATCGGCCAGAGCGTGTTAGACTGCCATCCCGGACCGGCGCGAACCAAATTGCGTAAGATGCTGAAAAGCCATAAGCCCAATACCTATACTATCGAGAAAAAGGGGAGAAATGAGCGCCATAAGGGCGCCATGGCGCTTCGGCGCCAGAAGATTATCTTTCAGACACCCTGGTATCTCAAAGGTAGGTATAAGGGATTCGTGGAACTCTCGCTTGAAATCCCGTTTAAGATGCCTCATTTCGTAAGGAAATAA
- the ftsW gene encoding putative lipid II flippase FtsW translates to MHLRNSHKILLITLALLGFGIIMVYSSSSIRAESAKSIQDGNYFLKKQGILILFSIIAMIIASRIPYQFWAKVSPFLLAISWLLLILVLIPGIGHVAGGARRWLRIGPIGFQPSEIAKIVLIIFIAAFVNRYPDQVKSFKKGFIPLSLVIGFTILLTIIEPDIGTSVFIALIAGILLIIGGIRVSYILPIGLVVGAVVFALVASFYPHIQTRLSVFFNPMADSAGKGYQINQAQIALGSGGVFGHGLGLSYQKLFYLPQQHTDFILSIIGEELGLIGTLLVVLLFFFLMWHGRKISEHTEDRFGSLLAIGITLMIVIQAVINIAVVTALMPTKGISLPFISYGGSGLLVFMFAIGILVNIAVQSEHKNPNQLRIQK, encoded by the coding sequence ATGCATCTACGAAACTCGCACAAAATCCTGCTCATTACCCTGGCCCTGCTCGGCTTCGGGATTATCATGGTTTACAGCAGCAGTTCCATCAGGGCTGAGTCAGCCAAATCTATCCAGGACGGCAACTACTTCCTCAAGAAGCAAGGTATTCTGATTCTCTTCTCGATTATCGCCATGATAATCGCCAGCCGCATCCCCTACCAATTTTGGGCCAAGGTCAGCCCGTTCCTGCTGGCCATATCCTGGCTGCTCTTAATCCTGGTGCTGATTCCGGGCATCGGGCACGTGGCCGGAGGGGCCCGACGCTGGCTGCGTATCGGCCCAATCGGATTCCAGCCATCCGAAATAGCCAAGATTGTCCTGATTATCTTCATCGCGGCATTCGTCAACCGCTACCCGGACCAAGTCAAGTCATTCAAAAAAGGATTCATCCCGCTGTCCCTGGTCATCGGATTCACTATCCTCCTGACTATCATAGAGCCGGACATCGGCACCTCGGTCTTTATCGCCCTGATTGCCGGCATACTCCTGATAATCGGCGGAATCAGAGTGAGCTATATACTACCTATCGGGTTGGTTGTCGGCGCGGTGGTGTTTGCCTTGGTGGCGTCATTTTATCCGCATATCCAAACCCGGCTGAGCGTCTTCTTTAATCCCATGGCCGACAGCGCCGGCAAGGGCTACCAGATAAACCAGGCCCAGATTGCCTTAGGTTCCGGCGGTGTATTCGGCCACGGACTGGGTCTGTCCTACCAGAAACTCTTCTACCTACCCCAGCAACACACGGACTTTATCCTGTCCATCATCGGTGAAGAATTGGGGCTCATCGGCACCTTGCTCGTAGTCCTGTTATTCTTCTTCCTGATGTGGCACGGCCGGAAGATATCAGAACATACCGAAGACCGGTTCGGCTCGCTCTTGGCCATTGGCATCACCCTGATGATAGTCATCCAGGCCGTGATAAATATCGCCGTGGTCACCGCCCTAATGCCCACCAAAGGCATCTCACTGCCATTTATCAGTTACGGCGGCTCGGGGTTACTCGTCTTTATGTTCGCCATCGGAATCCTGGTAAATATCGCCGTCCAATCCGAGCATAAAAACCCCAACCAGTTACGCATCCAAAAATAA
- a CDS encoding four helix bundle protein, with product MFRFETLKVWQKSIDVLDKLIDIADNLTEKNLFRFAEQLRGAGLSITNNIAEGTGCDTTKETRLFLTYAKRSAYEVVSMLVVFNRRKYITNPVKEELTGAVEELCKMMTGFGRSLS from the coding sequence ATGTTCAGGTTTGAAACATTAAAGGTCTGGCAGAAATCAATTGATGTTTTGGATAAACTTATTGATATCGCAGACAATTTAACTGAAAAGAACCTATTCAGATTCGCCGAGCAACTCCGGGGCGCAGGCCTTTCAATCACCAATAATATAGCCGAAGGAACCGGGTGCGACACTACCAAGGAAACCAGGCTCTTTTTAACCTATGCGAAACGCTCTGCCTATGAAGTAGTCAGCATGCTTGTCGTATTTAACAGAAGAAAATATATAACTAATCCGGTAAAAGAAGAGCTCACCGGCGCAGTTGAAGAATTGTGTAAAATGATGACCGGCTTTGGAAGAAGTCTTTCATAG
- the mraY gene encoding phospho-N-acetylmuramoyl-pentapeptide-transferase: MLYDLISSFVSQFRYITFRTALAAVVSFIMVFIFTPLLIKLLKKKSVLERTEKKDSERLVELHQHKASVPTMGGFAIIGSILITTTLLARLDNIFVVYAILLTFGLLTLGFIDDLVKLRAKKDGGISKLSKLLGQGLIGLAVGFGLWHYFKEYQPSAITLYIPIIKISIELGRWYPFLVALVIMASSNAVNLTDGLDGLATGCLIMAGLAYLIIIYIVGRVDYTGYLEIPYIPGSGELTIFMAAFVGACLGFLWFNSFPAEIFMGNVGSIALGGALGFVAVTGKQELTLFLVGAIFVIDTLSVIIQIISFRFWGKRVFKIAPIHHHFQFNGTPEPKITLRFWIVAAILAILTLATLKIEL; this comes from the coding sequence ATGTTATACGACCTAATCTCGTCCTTCGTATCCCAATTCCGTTACATCACCTTCCGGACCGCGCTGGCTGCGGTCGTCTCCTTTATCATGGTCTTTATATTTACTCCACTGCTGATTAAGCTCCTCAAGAAAAAGAGCGTGTTGGAACGCACCGAGAAAAAGGACTCAGAACGGCTCGTCGAACTGCACCAACACAAGGCATCGGTCCCGACCATGGGCGGATTTGCCATCATCGGCTCTATCTTAATCACCACTACCCTGCTGGCCCGGCTGGATAATATCTTTGTGGTCTACGCCATCCTGCTCACCTTCGGATTATTGACCCTGGGATTCATTGACGACCTGGTCAAACTCCGGGCCAAAAAAGACGGCGGCATCAGTAAGCTCTCCAAATTACTGGGCCAGGGATTAATCGGCCTGGCCGTGGGTTTCGGGCTCTGGCACTACTTCAAAGAATACCAGCCCTCTGCCATCACCCTCTATATCCCCATCATAAAGATCAGCATCGAATTAGGCCGATGGTATCCCTTCCTGGTGGCCCTGGTCATCATGGCTTCGTCAAATGCCGTCAACCTGACGGACGGACTGGACGGACTGGCCACCGGATGCCTGATTATGGCCGGACTGGCCTATCTGATTATTATTTATATCGTCGGGCGCGTGGACTACACCGGCTATCTGGAGATTCCCTATATCCCGGGCAGCGGCGAACTGACCATCTTCATGGCCGCCTTTGTCGGCGCCTGCCTGGGCTTCCTGTGGTTTAATAGTTTCCCGGCCGAGATATTTATGGGCAATGTCGGCTCCATTGCCTTGGGCGGCGCCCTGGGATTCGTAGCCGTCACCGGCAAGCAAGAACTGACGCTCTTCCTGGTCGGCGCAATATTTGTCATTGACACCCTCTCGGTCATCATCCAGATTATCTCATTCCGGTTCTGGGGCAAGCGGGTCTTCAAGATTGCGCCCATCCATCATCATTTCCAGTTTAACGGAACGCCGGAACCCAAGATTACCCTGCGGTTCTGGATTGTCGCGGCCATACTGGCCATTTTAACCCTGGCAACATTGAAGATTGAACTCTAA
- a CDS encoding UDP-N-acetylmuramoyl-tripeptide--D-alanyl-D-alanine ligase has protein sequence MPLHLYEIIKATKGRIIASKKNRIFTAPFDVPSGDLCELVIRRISTDTRDIRKGDLFIALKGEHFDGHNFIKKAVSQGASAIIASRIPKGIKSTRPPIIKVKDTLLALGDIAVYYRKQLTIPVIAVGGSNGKTTTKDMIAHILSKKYAVTKSPRSFNNFIGLPLTILSVDEKSQYLVAEVGTNKPGEIDYLAEILKPDIAVITNISATHLDGLKTPDGVFKEESSLFKSLKNHAQAVFDSTNKGLKRLAKYAEYKSVTFSINGSSDIRADRIKVSPTGLRFAVSIRNGGHYDCFIPVLGSWNVKNALAAFAAVQHLGLKPKEICQALKDFQLPAMRMDKRIKNGITFINDAYNANPVSVGLVINDLSGMKTKGRKILVFGEMRELDRYSRRFHEAAADDIARSSIDMVVAIGPEARYTVNKLLRLKPRNKTVFYYATVDKSRPTLNKILKPGDTVLLKGSRANALEKII, from the coding sequence ATGCCATTACACCTGTACGAGATAATCAAGGCCACTAAAGGCCGGATTATCGCCTCGAAAAAGAACCGCATCTTTACCGCGCCCTTTGACGTGCCCAGCGGGGACCTGTGCGAACTCGTTATCCGCCGGATTTCCACGGACACCCGCGACATTCGGAAAGGCGACCTGTTTATTGCGCTCAAAGGCGAACACTTTGACGGCCATAACTTCATCAAAAAGGCTGTCAGCCAGGGCGCATCAGCCATTATAGCTTCTCGTATTCCCAAAGGTATTAAATCCACCCGACCCCCTATCATAAAAGTCAAGGATACTCTTCTGGCGCTAGGCGATATTGCCGTCTACTACCGCAAGCAACTGACTATCCCGGTCATCGCCGTCGGCGGCAGCAACGGCAAGACTACCACCAAGGATATGATTGCCCATATCCTATCCAAGAAATACGCGGTAACCAAATCGCCCAGGAGTTTCAACAACTTTATCGGCCTGCCCCTAACCATACTTTCAGTCGATGAAAAATCACAATACCTGGTGGCTGAGGTTGGCACCAACAAACCCGGCGAGATTGACTACCTGGCCGAGATACTCAAGCCCGATATCGCGGTCATTACCAATATCTCCGCCACCCATCTGGACGGTTTAAAGACCCCGGACGGTGTTTTCAAAGAGGAATCCTCTTTGTTTAAATCCCTGAAAAACCACGCTCAGGCAGTGTTTGACTCTACTAATAAAGGGCTTAAGAGATTGGCAAAATATGCCGAATATAAATCAGTAACATTTAGTATTAACGGTTCATCTGATATCCGGGCGGACAGGATAAAAGTATCCCCAACCGGCCTAAGATTTGCCGTATCAATTAGAAACGGCGGGCATTATGATTGCTTTATACCGGTTCTTGGTTCGTGGAATGTCAAGAATGCACTGGCGGCTTTCGCGGCAGTTCAACATCTGGGCCTAAAACCAAAGGAGATATGCCAGGCATTAAAAGATTTCCAACTCCCGGCCATGCGCATGGATAAGCGCATCAAAAATGGGATAACTTTTATAAACGACGCCTACAACGCCAACCCAGTATCAGTCGGGCTGGTGATTAATGATTTATCCGGGATGAAGACCAAAGGCCGGAAAATCCTGGTGTTCGGCGAGATGCGGGAATTAGACCGGTATTCCCGCCGGTTCCATGAAGCAGCGGCGGATGATATCGCCCGAAGCAGTATTGATATGGTGGTGGCCATCGGGCCGGAAGCCAGATACACGGTGAATAAACTATTGCGGCTTAAGCCGAGAAATAAAACGGTGTTTTATTATGCGACCGTGGATAAGTCCCGACCCACGCTCAATAAGATACTTAAACCGGGCGATACGGTTTTACTAAAGGGCTCCAGGGCTAATGCTTTGGAGAAGATTATATAA
- a CDS encoding ATPase, translating to MSQYFAGIDVGASAVKVVIINDKKEVVAKALRKTGVDIVNSAQAALDEARTSLNIARMFSTGFGRSNLPFVQGAITEISAHSKGVYYYFPRALTIIDIGAQDNKVIHLDNNGHMVNFKMNRKCAAGTGAFLEEIAYKMDIPMSELNGLAKRSDNPVELGSYCTVFTATEILTRIREGKQKEDIIRGVYSSVVKRIVEMDPLQGEVAITGGVIAHNDVIVDLLKKYAQKDVLIPPSAQFTGALGAALMALGF from the coding sequence ATGTCACAATATTTTGCCGGAATAGACGTGGGCGCCTCGGCTGTCAAGGTGGTTATTATCAATGACAAGAAAGAGGTGGTGGCCAAGGCATTACGTAAGACCGGCGTGGATATTGTCAATTCAGCCCAGGCAGCTCTGGACGAAGCCCGTACCTCGCTTAATATTGCGCGAATGTTCTCGACCGGATTCGGCCGGAGCAACCTGCCCTTTGTTCAGGGGGCCATCACCGAGATTTCCGCCCATTCCAAGGGTGTCTACTATTATTTCCCCAGGGCGTTGACCATTATTGACATCGGCGCCCAGGATAATAAGGTGATTCATCTGGATAACAACGGCCATATGGTTAATTTCAAAATGAACCGCAAGTGCGCGGCCGGCACCGGCGCCTTTCTGGAGGAGATTGCCTATAAGATGGATATTCCGATGTCCGAACTTAATGGACTGGCCAAACGCTCTGATAATCCGGTCGAGCTGGGCAGTTATTGCACGGTCTTTACCGCCACCGAGATTCTGACGCGCATCCGCGAGGGCAAGCAGAAAGAGGATATTATCCGGGGCGTCTATAGTTCGGTGGTAAAGCGGATTGTCGAGATGGATCCGTTGCAGGGTGAGGTGGCCATTACCGGCGGCGTGATTGCTCATAATGACGTGATAGTGGACTTGTTGAAGAAGTACGCACAGAAGGATGTGCTGATACCGCCCAGCGCCCAGTTTACCGGCGCGCTCGGCGCGGCGCTAATGGCACTGGGATTCTAA